TGGCGGGCCGCCTGCTCGGGGACTTTTTGCTGGATGACGTTCTTGATGCTGGGCTTCTGGCCCCAGTAGCCGTCGAAGGCCGTGAACAGGTAGTTGTTCGCGTCCTTGCGCACGAGCTTGTACGCGCCGGTGCCGTTGGGCTTCTGGCTCAGGTTGCTGCCGGTGAGGTCCTTGCCGACCCAGGTCTTCCAGGTGGCTTCGGTGCCGTCCCACTCGCCGATGCTCGCGCCGTACTTGCGGTCCACGATGGCCTGGCCCGTGTAGGCCAGCTTGGCCAGGAACGCAGGGTCTACCTTGGGCAGCGTGAACACGAGCTGGCCGGCGGCGTTGCACTTGGCAGCGGCGCTGATCTTGGCCCAGGTGACGCTCTTGTCATCGTTGGCGTTGGCCTGGGTGCCCAGCAGCGACTCGCTGATGAACCAGTTGCCCGACTCGCCGCTATTGGTCACGAGGTTGCGGCGGAAGGAGTATTCGGCGTCGGCGCAGGCCATGGTGTCGCCGTTGTGGAACTTGACGTTCTTGCGCAGGTCGAAGGTGTAGGTCTTGCCGCCGTTGCTGACGGTCCACTTCGTCGCCAGACGGGGCTCGAGCTTCGTGAGGCTCGCGCCGCTGTAAGTCAGCAGCGTTTCGTACATATTGTCGACGAGCGCCGAGGAGGCGGTGTCGTAAGTCACGCCGGGGTCGAGGGTCGGCACGTCGCCGGCCGTCTGGATGACCAGGGTGTCGGCGGGCGAGGCAGCGAAGGCGGAACCGGCGAGGAGCAGGGTGCTGATCAGGGCAATCTTCTTCATAGGCCTCCTGGAGGGGGTGAACAGCGCAGGCTCCGCCTGGAACACGGCGTTTCTAGGTGGAAGCTGGTCTGTTCGGGGAATCAACGGAGTGATCATAGCGTATGTCAATTGACCTATTCATGAATAAGTCCTCATGCCGATGCATACGGCAAAAAGGTGAGTTTGGCCACCCTGGCCCCGGCGCACTCCCCATCCAACAGGCCAGAGGCGACAAGTACCCAGGCGGCGCGGCATACTGCCCCGCGTGAAGAAGAGAATCCTGCTGCTGGCGGGCGGTCAGTCCGGCGAACACGAGGTCAGTCTCATGAGTGCGCGCAGTGTGCTCGCCGCCCTGCCGCGCGACCAGTTCGACGTGACGCCCGTGGTCATCAGCAAGCAGGGGCGCTGGCTGCCCCCCACCGACACCGTGCGCGCCCTGGAGACCGGCGTGTCGGTGCCGGGCGGCGACCTCGTGCTGCACCGCGCGGCCAGCGCCGAAGGGTACGACGCCGTCTTTCCGCTGCTACACGGCCCGATGGGCGAGGACGGCACCATCCAGGGCCTGTTGACCCTGGCGGGAATTCCCTTCGTGGGCAGCGGCGTGCTGGGGTCGGCCGCCAGCATGGACAAGGTCATGACCAAGCAGGTGCTTGCCTCGGCCGGCATTCCGCAGGTGGCGTGGCGCCTCGCCGTGCGCCGCGAGTGGACGCAGACCCCGGATGCCGTACGGGCACGCGCCCATGAACTGGGTTACCCCCTGTTCGTGAAACCGGCCAACCTGGGGTCCAGCGTGGGCATCAGCAAGGTGCGCGCGGCCGCCGAGCTCGACGACGCCCTGACACTGGCGTTCTCGCTTGACCGCCGCGTGATCCTGGAGGCGATGACCGCCCACAAGCCCCGCGAGGTCGAGGTGGGCATTCTGGGCAACGACGCGCCCATCGCCAGCCCGGTGGGCGAACTGAGCTTCGGGGCCGAGTTCTACGACTACGCCACCAAGTACACCGAGGGCCAAGCGACCATGCATATTCCTGCGCCGCTGCCCCCCGAGGTCGCGGCCCGCGTGCGCGAGCTCGCACTCCAGGCCTTCCTGGCCCTCGACTGCGCCGGGCTGGCCCGCGTGGACTTCTTCTATGTCGAGGAGACAGGCGAACTGTTCCTCAACGAGGTCAACACTATGCCCGGTTTCACGACTACCTCCATGTACCCCAAGCTGTTCGGCGCGGCGGGCCTGAGCTACAGCGAACTGGTCACGCGGCTGGTCGAGCTGGCGCTGGAACAGCGGTAGAGACCGGGAGGCGCCGGGGGGCCGGAGGGGCCGCCCCGGCGCTCACTTGTCGGTCTTGACCTTGTAGGTGCCGTCCGCGTTTCCGGTGAACGTCACCGTGCCCTGCTGGTCGGTGCGGTACACCTTGACGCGGTTCTTGGCGTACAGATCCAGCGCCGCCTGGGTGGGGTGGCCGTAATTGTTCGGCCCCACGCTGATGGTCACGGTCTCGGGCCGGACCGCGTTGAGCCACGCCTGGTTGTCGCCGTTGGCCGCGCCGTGGTGGATGCTCTTGTAGACCTGAACGGGGCCGCGGATTCCGGCGCGGTCTTCGGCCAGCCAGGCGCGCGTCTCGGGCGTCTCGCTGTCGCCGGTCATCAGGGCACTGAACCGGCCGAACTCCAGACGCAGACCCACACTGTTGTCGTTCTGGTCGTCGCCCATGTCGGCCGGCGGCCCCAACACGCGCACCTTGACGCTGCCGAGGTTCACGACCTGGTTGCCGGCCTTCTGAAAGGTGGTGCCGTCGGCGCGCAGGGCCGCCACCAGCCGCTCCCAGGTCTTGGTGGTACCGGTCAGCCCGTTGTTGATGAACAGGGTGGGCCGGGCCTCCTGCGCCGCCGTGACCAGCCCGGTGATGTGGTCCGAGTCGGCGTGGGTGGCGACCATCAGGTCCACCTTGTCCACGCCGTACTCGGCCAGCAGTTCCTTCATGCGGGTGGTGCTGCGCCCGCCGTCGACAAGCAGGGTCTTGCCCTCGGGGCTGCGGACGAGTACGGCGTCGCCCTGGCCCACATCCAGAAAACGCACCGTGACCTGCCCGGCCGGCAGCGCGGTGCCGGTACCACCGCCGTTCCCGTCGCGCTGCCCTGCGCACGCGCCGAGAGCGGCGGTCAGCCCCACCACGAGCAGGGCCAGCAGGTCAGAGGGCGTGGGGCGGGTCAGGCGGCGGTGCAGTGGGCCGCGCGGCGGGCGCGGGGCGGAGGCGGCCCGCTGGCCTCCGGTCGCGCGGCGGCCGGCCGGCCGGGAGGCCGCCTCTCCCCTCCCGGCCTTTGCGGCAGAGCCAGACCCGCCCTGCGCCGCAGGAGCTTTCGGAGACGTGGCCCGGTCGCCGGCCCCGCCCGCAGGCTGACGCTCTTTCTTCTTCGTGGGGGCTTTCGGGGCCGCTTTCCTGGGGGCGCCGCTCACAACGTGATCTCCCCGGTGCCGCCATCGTCCGCGGCGTTCTCCGGGCCGTTGAGGGTGTCGAGCCGGGCCTGCGCCGCCTCCCGGCGCGCGCGGGTCAGCTCCGGCAGTCGGCGGGCGTGCAGGCCGTCGGGTCCACCGGTCACGTCCAGCAGGTCGCCCTCACCCACGTCCTCGGGAAAGGTGCCGAGCGGCACCACGACGGTCTGCCCATCCGGCAGTTCCAGACGGGCGGCGCGGCCGTGAGGCGTGTCTTCCAGGCCGTCGACCGTCCAGAGGTCGCCCGACGGCGGCCGGGACAGACCTCCAGGCAAATGGTGCTCACTGCTCATGTGCTCAGCGTACTACGGCGCCCGGTTCTCTCCGGCGGCGCGGGCGTAGGCGGGCAACTGCGTGCGCGCCAGGAGATACAGCGCGGCGGCGGCGGCCCAGCACAGGCCCCAGGCCAGAGGCTGGTGCAGAGCCGCGCAGCCCAGCAGAAAGGGAATGGCCGGCGCGCTCGCCGCCTGCATCGCCGCGGTGAGGGCCGCGCGACCGGGCGCCTGTGCAGGGGCGCGTGTGTCCCGCGCCGCCTGCCGGGCGAGACGCAGCGCCACGAGCCCGAACCCCAGGCCCAACGCCGCGAAGCCCCACGCCGCCGCCGCCGGGTAGGGCGCCGGGGCGCTCAGCAGGTACAGGGCGCCCAGGGGCAGCCCCGGCGCGGCCAGCGCCAGCAACGCGAGGTGGAAGGCCCGCCGCGACGCGCGCGCCAGACCCGCCGGCCCGTCGCGCAGGTCACGGGCGAAGGCGGCCCAGACTCCCGTTCCGGCGCCCTCAGGCACGGGCTGGGGTCAGGAGCCGGACCTGGGCGGGGACACCGCCGACTTCGACGGCCGCGCCTTCCTCCAGTTCCTTACGAAGCCGCGCGAGGCTCGCTCCGCCCGCGTTCAGGCCCGACTGCCCCACGACCTTGCCCCCCGCCGTGACTTCGGCCCGTTCCGGCAGCCCCTCACCCACGAGCGCGGCGAGGTGATACCGGGCGTTGCCGCGCGCCTCCAGGCGGGCCATGATCTCTTGGCCCACGTAGCAGCCCTTGCGGTAGCTGATGGCCGGCAGCGGCCCGCCTAGGTCCAGTCCGATTTCCTGAAGCAGCGTCCCCGTGAACCCGTCGCGGGCCACGTCGGGAATACCGGCGGCGATGCGGGCGACGTCGAGGTCGGCCAGCGGGCGCTCCTGGCCTAGCGCGCCGAGAACGGCGGCTTCGTGGCGCAGGAGGTAATGCAGGTCCACACCGGACGTCCCGCTGCGGTTCACGCGGCCCGCGAGCACCGCGCCGCCACCGAGGTCGAAGGTCTGGGCTATGGGGCCGTCTGCCTGCCAGCCGGGCAACGCTGCCGCGTCCCAGACGTGCACGGTCGCCAGCGTGTCCGAGAGGTCGGTGACCTCCACCTGATCGAAGATGATGTAGCGGCGCAGCCGGGCGGCCAGCGCGGGGGCCAGGCCCTCGTCGAGGTGAAGGTACACATCGTCCGCGCGGCGATACGCCCGCGCGAAGTGCTCGATCTGGCCGCGCACGTTCAGGAAGCAGGCGGCGACGAGCCCCGGCGTGGGGGCGCCGCGCAGGTCGCCGGTCATCTGGCCCTGCACGAAATCGACCCGGTCGGGGCCGGTCACGCGCAGGCTGCTGGAAGGAATGCGGGTCCACATATCCGCAGGCTACGGCAAGCGCCCCCGCACGTGTGTGACGGGGGCGCACCTGGGCAAAGAGGCAGGGCTCAGTCGCTCGCCAGCCCCAGCGCCGCCTCGGGCCAGGCGCGGCGGGCCAACTGGGCCTCGCGGGTCAGGTGCCAGCGGCTCAGGTCGGCGGCGGCCTCGCGGATGATCGCCTCGGCGTGGGGCAGGGCGTCGCGCCGGCTCTGGAGGTTACGGCTCACGACCGCCGTGAGGTCGTCGAGGTTGTGCAGGTACGCGCCCGGCACGTCCGCAATGTCGGGATTCAGGATACGCGGCACGCTGATGTCGATGAGGAACATCGGGCGCTCCGGGCGGCCCTCGAGCGCCTTCCACACCCCCTCGGCCCCCAGGACGTAGTGGGGCGCGGCGCTCGACGCGATGACCACATCGGCCTCGGGCAGCGCCTCGTGCAGCAGCTCGGCGGCGCATACCCGGCCGCCGAGCTTGTCGGCGAGCTGCCGGGCGCGGGCCTCGGTGCGGTTGACCACGATCACGTCGTCCACGCCCGCCGCGCGCAGATGGGTCAGGGTCAGCTCGGCCGTCTCGCCCGCGCCGAGGACCAGGGCGGTGCGGCCGGCGAGGCTGCCCAGCGCGGCTCCGGCCAGTTCAACGGCGGCGCTGGACACGCTGACCACCCGGTCGCTCATGCCGGTTTCGGAGCGTACGCGCTTGCCCGCCGCCAGGGCGCCCTGGGCGACCTTGTTGAGCAGGGTGCCGCTCAGCCCGCGCTCGCTGGCCGCCTGCCACGCCCGCTTGACCTGCCCCTGAATCTGGGTCTCTCCGATGACGAGGCTGTCGAGGCCCGAGGCCACGCGGTACAGGTGGCGCACGGCGTCCTCGCCCCGGTACACGTACAGGTGGCCGTCCAGGGCGTGGCCCCAAGCACCCTCGAAGGCGGCGCGCGGGTCTCCCCCGATCCCGGCGAGATACACCTCGGTGCGGTTGCAGGTCGCCAGCAGCATGACCTCGCGGGAGTGCCGCGCGAGGTGGGAGAGCAGCGCGCCTTCCTCGCCCGCGCGCACGGCGGCGCGTTCGCGGATCTCGACGGGCGCGGTCTGGTGGTTGAGACCCACCACCGCGAAGTCCAGTGGGGCAGGCGCCGGCAGGTGGGTCTGCCGCAGGAAACTGCGCGCGGTCGGGCAGGCGAGCGTCATGCGGCCCCCCCGACGGCGCGGCAGATATCGGCGTCGAGCCGGCCCAGGGCGGCGGCGCGCTCGGGCCCGGCCAGGGTCAGGGCGTCCTCGCGGCGCGTGGTCCAGGCGTTCAGTTCGGCCGTATCGGGCAGCCTGGCCTGCACGCTCTCGCGCAGGGCGCGGGCCAGCATGGGCAGTTCGCGCCCGGTCGAGACCGCCACCTGCACCCCCGCGCGCTCGGCCACGGCAGGAAACCGCAGGGTGCCGCGCCTGGCCTCGCCCGCGTGGTTCACCAGCACGCCGGCCGCGCGGGCCTGCTCGGCGACGGCGTCGTTCAGCGCCGCGTCGTCGGTCGCGGCCACGACCAGGCGGACGCCGGTCAGGTCGGCCGGGGCGTAGGGACGGCGCTCAGCGCGCACCGGCAGTGCGGCCAGGTCGGGCAGGATGGCCGGAGCCACCACCCGCACGTCCAGCCCCGACGCCAACAGCGTGGCCGCGCGGCGCAGCGCCACCGCGCCGCCGCCGACGATCAGGGCCACTTCTCCCCGCAGATCTAAAAAGGCCGCCAGACTCACCCGCGTAGCATACGCCTCCGGGCCGGGGCGGGCGTCCCCTACCGAACGGTCAGAAAGTGGTCTGGGACGGGATTTTCCAAACCGGCCGGGCCGTCCCTACGCCGGTGACTCGGCCTGTAAGGCAGCCTCGGCCGCCGCCTCGACCAGGGCCTCCAGACTGGCGGTCTGGGCGACGGTCACGCGGGTAAATCCGGCCTCGCGGGCCGCGTCGGCGGTCTGCGGACCCATCGCCGCGACAGGCAACCCGAGCGGATCGAAATCGTCCGAGGCGAGCGCCGCGAGGTGCCGCGCCGCGCTGCCCGACGCCAGGGTCACGGCCGCCGCCGACTTGAGCCGCTGCGTGGCGTTCTCGGAGGGTTGGGCAGGCTCAGTGCGGTACAGCTCGGCGCGCTCGTAGCGCAGGCCGCGCGCCGTGAGGGCCTCACCCAGTTCGGCCTCGGCAAGTTGGGAGGTCAGGTGCAGAACACCCTCGCCCGCCCCGGCCGGCAGTTCCAGGCCCAGGTGCCGCGCACCGGGAGTGGACGGCACGAAGTCGGCACGCACGCCCTGCGCCTCCAGACTGCGGGCCGTGCTGGGACCGACCGCCGCGACGCGCACCCCGGCGAGGTGCCGCGCGTCCAGACCCAGTTTGCCCAGGTGTGAGAAGAGTTCGGTCACGGCCTGGTTGCTGGTCAGCAGCAGCCACGACGTGCCCGAGAGGTCGCGCAGCCGGGCATGTAGGGCCGCCTCGTCGCCGGTCGGGGCGAAGCGGATCAGGGGCACTTCGAGCACGTCGGCCCCCCCGGCGCGCAGCAGGTCCGAGAGGCCGCTGGAGCCGTCGCGCGTGCGGGTCACGGCGACCGTCTTGCCTGCCAGCGGACCGCCGCGCAGGGGCGCGAGGTCGAACCAGCGCAGGGTGTCGCGCAGACGCACGACCTCGCCGATCACCGTCACGGCGGGGGCCTCCAGCCCGGCCTCCCGCACCACATCGGCGATGGTCGTCAGGGTGCCGACCGCCACACGCTGCTGCGGCGTGGTGCCCCACTGCACGGTGGCGGCGGGGGTCTGGGGGTCGCGCCCGG
Above is a genomic segment from Deinococcus sp. Leaf326 containing:
- a CDS encoding D-alanine--D-alanine ligase family protein, with protein sequence MKKRILLLAGGQSGEHEVSLMSARSVLAALPRDQFDVTPVVISKQGRWLPPTDTVRALETGVSVPGGDLVLHRAASAEGYDAVFPLLHGPMGEDGTIQGLLTLAGIPFVGSGVLGSAASMDKVMTKQVLASAGIPQVAWRLAVRREWTQTPDAVRARAHELGYPLFVKPANLGSSVGISKVRAAAELDDALTLAFSLDRRVILEAMTAHKPREVEVGILGNDAPIASPVGELSFGAEFYDYATKYTEGQATMHIPAPLPPEVAARVRELALQAFLALDCAGLARVDFFYVEETGELFLNEVNTMPGFTTTSMYPKLFGAAGLSYSELVTRLVELALEQR
- a CDS encoding folate-binding protein YgfZ; its protein translation is MWTRIPSSSLRVTGPDRVDFVQGQMTGDLRGAPTPGLVAACFLNVRGQIEHFARAYRRADDVYLHLDEGLAPALAARLRRYIIFDQVEVTDLSDTLATVHVWDAAALPGWQADGPIAQTFDLGGGAVLAGRVNRSGTSGVDLHYLLRHEAAVLGALGQERPLADLDVARIAAGIPDVARDGFTGTLLQEIGLDLGGPLPAISYRKGCYVGQEIMARLEARGNARYHLAALVGEGLPERAEVTAGGKVVGQSGLNAGGASLARLRKELEEGAAVEVGGVPAQVRLLTPARA
- a CDS encoding ComEC/Rec2 family competence protein; this encodes MSGAPRKAAPKAPTKKKERQPAGGAGDRATSPKAPAAQGGSGSAAKAGRGEAASRPAGRRATGGQRAASAPRPPRGPLHRRLTRPTPSDLLALLVVGLTAALGACAGQRDGNGGGTGTALPAGQVTVRFLDVGQGDAVLVRSPEGKTLLVDGGRSTTRMKELLAEYGVDKVDLMVATHADSDHITGLVTAAQEARPTLFINNGLTGTTKTWERLVAALRADGTTFQKAGNQVVNLGSVKVRVLGPPADMGDDQNDNSVGLRLEFGRFSALMTGDSETPETRAWLAEDRAGIRGPVQVYKSIHHGAANGDNQAWLNAVRPETVTISVGPNNYGHPTQAALDLYAKNRVKVYRTDQQGTVTFTGNADGTYKVKTDK
- a CDS encoding DUF3006 domain-containing protein translates to MSSEHHLPGGLSRPPSGDLWTVDGLEDTPHGRAARLELPDGQTVVVPLGTFPEDVGEGDLLDVTGGPDGLHARRLPELTRARREAAQARLDTLNGPENAADDGGTGEITL
- the cobA gene encoding uroporphyrinogen-III C-methyltransferase, with the protein product MTSRAFVSLIGAGPGDPGLLTLRGAQALAQADVVLFDYLANPELLRHCPQAETIYVGKKGFSEYISQEQITALLVRTAQANGGQRVARLKGGDVFVFGRGGEEAEACHEAGVPFEIVPGVTSAIAAPAYAGIPVTHREAARSFAVLTGNTKEGGAHYERLSGVDTLLLLMGVRNLGQISADLIAAGRDPQTPAATVQWGTTPQQRVAVGTLTTIADVVREAGLEAPAVTVIGEVVRLRDTLRWFDLAPLRGGPLAGKTVAVTRTRDGSSGLSDLLRAGGADVLEVPLIRFAPTGDEAALHARLRDLSGTSWLLLTSNQAVTELFSHLGKLGLDARHLAGVRVAAVGPSTARSLEAQGVRADFVPSTPGARHLGLELPAGAGEGVLHLTSQLAEAELGEALTARGLRYERAELYRTEPAQPSENATQRLKSAAAVTLASGSAARHLAALASDDFDPLGLPVAAMGPQTADAAREAGFTRVTVAQTASLEALVEAAAEAALQAESPA
- the hemA gene encoding glutamyl-tRNA reductase, whose protein sequence is MTLACPTARSFLRQTHLPAPAPLDFAVVGLNHQTAPVEIRERAAVRAGEEGALLSHLARHSREVMLLATCNRTEVYLAGIGGDPRAAFEGAWGHALDGHLYVYRGEDAVRHLYRVASGLDSLVIGETQIQGQVKRAWQAASERGLSGTLLNKVAQGALAAGKRVRSETGMSDRVVSVSSAAVELAGAALGSLAGRTALVLGAGETAELTLTHLRAAGVDDVIVVNRTEARARQLADKLGGRVCAAELLHEALPEADVVIASSAAPHYVLGAEGVWKALEGRPERPMFLIDISVPRILNPDIADVPGAYLHNLDDLTAVVSRNLQSRRDALPHAEAIIREAAADLSRWHLTREAQLARRAWPEAALGLASD
- a CDS encoding bifunctional precorrin-2 dehydrogenase/sirohydrochlorin ferrochelatase, with the protein product MSLAAFLDLRGEVALIVGGGAVALRRAATLLASGLDVRVVAPAILPDLAALPVRAERRPYAPADLTGVRLVVAATDDAALNDAVAEQARAAGVLVNHAGEARRGTLRFPAVAERAGVQVAVSTGRELPMLARALRESVQARLPDTAELNAWTTRREDALTLAGPERAAALGRLDADICRAVGGAA